A window of Apium graveolens cultivar Ventura chromosome 8, ASM990537v1, whole genome shotgun sequence contains these coding sequences:
- the LOC141676772 gene encoding ervatamin-B-like isoform X2, translating into MKTPMAGRRKYSIKLMDKNFGRNVLAMVLLTVFLYIFVLFAYVYDTTWGQTVSIDSPFLPKKHELWFAGLSNEEYRSMLLGGGVVRERDQVEVGKSDERYKYESGDKLPEFVDWRDKGAVGSVKDQGHNFSGGSWAFSATGSVEGINHIVTGELIPLSEQELVDCDEGFKSSVGVQIDHAFEFIVKKGGIHTVNDYPYKAVQGVCDQNVVNNSKVVTINGYGNVPQNDEYSLKKAVAHQPVSVSIEAGSRHFQLYKSGVFNGICGTELDHGVVAIGYGTEDGRDYWIVRNSWGTGWGENGYMRLERNVASTNTGKCGIAMRPSYPTKKPLTVCNNHYSCPESTTCCCVSNFGNYCYGWECCPVESATCCDDRSSCCPPEFPVCDTKAKTCLLSKDGPIGVKALGRSPARPNMRVMITSRKLIVP; encoded by the exons ATGAAAACCCCAATGGCAGGCAGGAGAAAATATAGTATCAAGTTAATGGATAAGAATTTTGGGAGAAATGTATTAGCAATGGTATTGCTTACAGTGTTTTTGTACATTTTTGTACTATTCGCATATGTTTACGACACTACGTGGGGCCAAACAGTTTCAATCGACTCTCCGTTTCTCCCCAAAAAACACGAGCTCTG GTTTGCAGGTTTAAGTAATGAAGAGTATAGGTCCATGTTGTTGGGTGGTGGGGTGGTGAGAGAGAGAGACCAAGTTGAAGTTGGGAAGAGCGATGAGAGGTATAAGTATGAGAGTGGTGATAAGTTGCCTGAGTTTGTTGATTGGAGAGATAAAGGGGCTGTTGGTTCTGTTAAAGATCAGGGGCATAATTTCAGCGGTG GAAGTTGGGCATTTTCAGCAACAGGTTCAGTTGAAGGGATTAACCACATCGTAACAGGTGAGCTAATACCTCTTTCAGAGCAAGAATTGGTCGATTGTGATGAAGGTTTCAAAAGCAGTGTTGGTGTTCAGATAGACCATGCCTTTGAGTTCATTGTTAAAAAAGGGGGAATTCATACCGTTAATGATTATCCGTACAAAGCTGTTCAGGGCGTATGTGATCAGAATGTGGTGAACAATTCCAAGGTCGTAACTATTAATGGTTATGGAAATGTTCCTCAAAATGACGAATATTCATTAAAGAAGGCTGTGGCACACCAACCAGTGAGTGTTTCAATTGAAGCTGGAAGCAGGCATTTCCAACTTTATAAATCAGGCGTTTTTAATGGGATATGTGGGACAGAGTTAGACCATGGTGTTGTGGCTATTGGATATGGTACAGAGGATGGTAGAGATTATTGGATAGTAAGGAACTCATGGGGTACCGGTTGGGGCGAGAATGGGTACATGAGATTAGAGCGTAATGTGGCCAGTACTAATACAGGGAAGTGTGGAATAGCAATGCGGCCCTCATATCCTACTAAGAAGCCCCTAACAGTTTGCAATAATCACTACAGTTGTCCTGAATCCACTACCTGTTGCTGTGTCTCTAACTTTGGTAACTATTGCTATGGTTGGGAATGTTGTCCAGTTGAGTCAGCCACCTGTTGTGATGATCGCTCCAGCTGCTGCCCTCCAGAGTTTCCAGTTTGTGACACGAAGGCCAAAACATGCTTGTTGAGCAAAGACGGTCCCATTGGAGTAAAAGCTTTAGGGCGCAGTCCTGCAAGACCTAACATGAGGGTGATGATAACTTCCAGGAAGTTAATTGTCCCCTGA
- the LOC141676772 gene encoding cysteine proteinase mucunain-like isoform X1, translating to MKTPMAGRRKYSIKLMDKNFGRNVLAMVLLTVFLYIFVLFAYVYDTTWGQTVSIDSPFLPKKHELWLVYENWLTNYNINYTGSEKERRFEIFKDNLYYIIEYNSNSTFKLGLNRFAGLSNEEYRSMLLGGGVVRERDQVEVGKSDERYKYESGDKLPEFVDWRDKGAVGSVKDQGHNFSGGSWAFSATGSVEGINHIVTGELIPLSEQELVDCDEGFKSSVGVQIDHAFEFIVKKGGIHTVNDYPYKAVQGVCDQNVVNNSKVVTINGYGNVPQNDEYSLKKAVAHQPVSVSIEAGSRHFQLYKSGVFNGICGTELDHGVVAIGYGTEDGRDYWIVRNSWGTGWGENGYMRLERNVASTNTGKCGIAMRPSYPTKKPLTVCNNHYSCPESTTCCCVSNFGNYCYGWECCPVESATCCDDRSSCCPPEFPVCDTKAKTCLLSKDGPIGVKALGRSPARPNMRVMITSRKLIVP from the exons ATGAAAACCCCAATGGCAGGCAGGAGAAAATATAGTATCAAGTTAATGGATAAGAATTTTGGGAGAAATGTATTAGCAATGGTATTGCTTACAGTGTTTTTGTACATTTTTGTACTATTCGCATATGTTTACGACACTACGTGGGGCCAAACAGTTTCAATCGACTCTCCGTTTCTCCCCAAAAAACACGAGCTCTGGTTGGTTTACGAGAATTGGCTTAccaattataatataaattatacAGGAAGTGAAAAAGAGAGGCGTTTCGAGATTTTTAAGGATAATCTTTACTATATTATTGAATATAACAGTAACAGTACATTTAAGCTTGGTTTGAACAGGTTTGCAGGTTTAAGTAATGAAGAGTATAGGTCCATGTTGTTGGGTGGTGGGGTGGTGAGAGAGAGAGACCAAGTTGAAGTTGGGAAGAGCGATGAGAGGTATAAGTATGAGAGTGGTGATAAGTTGCCTGAGTTTGTTGATTGGAGAGATAAAGGGGCTGTTGGTTCTGTTAAAGATCAGGGGCATAATTTCAGCGGTG GAAGTTGGGCATTTTCAGCAACAGGTTCAGTTGAAGGGATTAACCACATCGTAACAGGTGAGCTAATACCTCTTTCAGAGCAAGAATTGGTCGATTGTGATGAAGGTTTCAAAAGCAGTGTTGGTGTTCAGATAGACCATGCCTTTGAGTTCATTGTTAAAAAAGGGGGAATTCATACCGTTAATGATTATCCGTACAAAGCTGTTCAGGGCGTATGTGATCAGAATGTGGTGAACAATTCCAAGGTCGTAACTATTAATGGTTATGGAAATGTTCCTCAAAATGACGAATATTCATTAAAGAAGGCTGTGGCACACCAACCAGTGAGTGTTTCAATTGAAGCTGGAAGCAGGCATTTCCAACTTTATAAATCAGGCGTTTTTAATGGGATATGTGGGACAGAGTTAGACCATGGTGTTGTGGCTATTGGATATGGTACAGAGGATGGTAGAGATTATTGGATAGTAAGGAACTCATGGGGTACCGGTTGGGGCGAGAATGGGTACATGAGATTAGAGCGTAATGTGGCCAGTACTAATACAGGGAAGTGTGGAATAGCAATGCGGCCCTCATATCCTACTAAGAAGCCCCTAACAGTTTGCAATAATCACTACAGTTGTCCTGAATCCACTACCTGTTGCTGTGTCTCTAACTTTGGTAACTATTGCTATGGTTGGGAATGTTGTCCAGTTGAGTCAGCCACCTGTTGTGATGATCGCTCCAGCTGCTGCCCTCCAGAGTTTCCAGTTTGTGACACGAAGGCCAAAACATGCTTGTTGAGCAAAGACGGTCCCATTGGAGTAAAAGCTTTAGGGCGCAGTCCTGCAAGACCTAACATGAGGGTGATGATAACTTCCAGGAAGTTAATTGTCCCCTGA